In a single window of the Chaetodon trifascialis isolate fChaTrf1 chromosome 19, fChaTrf1.hap1, whole genome shotgun sequence genome:
- the pou3f2a gene encoding POU domain, class 3, transcription factor 2a translates to MSGVLSGVTTSVNRSWPIKSGARRTTGARLCVPLAQRPGDVGERRRAAPWRKRVTVKGSLLLTPATTLAPIVMATATSNHYSVLTTPSSAPPPHSESGSMQQAAAYRDAHTLLQNDYSTLPGGGHPLSHAHQWITALSHGDGAAPWPSSPLGEQDVKPVLHDSDREELQNSSSLQQQQQQQQQRHPHLAHQQAHHDARAWRTSTATTHIPGMATSEGQSLVYSQSGFGLMPGGEQGGMHHHPLRDEDHHSHSPHLSEHGGGPGAHQQSLSHHHQHGGHQDQSDEDTPTSDELEQFAKQFKQRRIKLGFTQADVGLALGTLYGNVFSQTTICRFEALQLSFKNMCKLKPLLNKWLEEADSTSGSPTSLDKIAAQGRKRKKRTSIEVGVKGALESHFLKCPKPGAAEINSLADSLQLEKEVVRVWFCNRRQKEKRMTPAGGQIPAGEDMYGDTPPHHGGQTPVQ, encoded by the coding sequence ATGAGCGGGGTGCTGTCAGGGGTAACCACATCTGTCAACCGTTCTTGGCCAATAAAGAGCGGAGCGAGGCGGACCACAGGTGCGCGCCTCTGCGTCCCCTTGGCACAGCGCCCGGGAGATGTTGGAGAGAGACGCCGAGCTGCCCCGTGGCGCAAAAGAGTTACTGTCAAAGGCAGCCTCCTTTTAACTCCAGCTACCACTCTGGCTCCGATAGTTATGGCGACCGCAACGTCCAACCACTACAGCGTCCTCACCACCCCCAGCAGCGCGCCGCCGCCGCACTCGGAGTCCGGGAGCATGCAGCAGGCGGCAGCGTACAGGGACGCGCACACCCTGCTCCAGAACGACTATAGCACGTTACCGGGCGGTGGACATCCGCTCAGCCACGCGCACCAGTGGATAACGGCGTTGTCTCACGGTGACGGTGCGGCGCCCTGGCCATCAAGTCCCCTCGGAGAACAAGACGTGAAGCCCGTATTGCACGACAGTGAccgagaggagctgcagaactccagcagtctgcagcaacagcagcagcaacagcaacagcgaCACCCTCACCTAGCGCACCAGCAGGCGCATCACGACGCCAGAGCATGGCGAACCAGCACAGCCACCACGCACATCCCCGGTATGGCGACATCTGAGGGCCAGAGTCTGGTGTATTCCCAGTCCGGCTTCGGTCTGATGCCGGGGGGAGAGCAAGGAGGGATGCACCACCACCCCCTGCGGGACGAGGACCACCACAGCCACAGCCCGCACCTCAGCGAACATGGAGGCGGCCCTGGGGCCCACCAGCAGTCTCTCTCACACCATCACCAGCACGGGGGGCATCAGGACCAGTCAGACGAGGACACACCGACCTCCGACGAGTTGGAGCAGTTTGCCAAGCAGTTCAAACAGCGACGTATCAAGCTGGGCTTCACCCAGGCGGATGTGGGACTGGCTCTTGGGACGCTGTATGGAAACGTCTTTTCTCAGACCACCATTTGCAGATTCGAGGCGCTTCAACtgagcttcaaaaacatgtgtAAACTCAAGCCCTTGTTGAACAAGTGGCTGGAGGAGGCGGACTCCACCTCGGGGAGCCCCACTAGCCTGGATAAAATCGCGGCACagggaaggaaaaggaaaaagaggacCTCCATCGAGGTGGGCGTCAAAGGGGCTCTGGAGAGCCATTTTCTCAAATGTCCAAAACCAGGAGCTGCGGAGATCAACTCCTTAGCGGACAGCCTGcagctggagaaggaggtggTGAGGGTTTGGTTTTGTAACAGGCggcagaaggagaagaggatgaCACCGGCTGGGGGACAGATACCAGCAGGAGAAGACATGTACGGGGACACCCCTCCTCACCACGGAGGACAAACTCCTGTGCAGTGA